The genomic DNA CGATGTACGATTGGTGCACGAGAATCGGATTCTCAAAATTCCCACGGGTGCCCTGGTGTCTGGGTGGACAGAGCGCGGCGTGCTGGTCGCGTTGTTACTTGGTCGCGGAAAAGTTTACGAGATGGTTGATACCGCAAAGGCTGTGTGGGCTTTTCATTACTTATACGTTCATTTGCACCCCGATGAATACAGTCGCCTGAAGGGTTTTTCGGGAAATGTGATTGATAGTTTGGAGGCTCTGGAAGATGCACACGCCATCCATACACGCACCAGAACGCAGTTGGATTATGTGCGTCCTGAAGGGTTACAACTTCCGGACACGGGTTATTGGCGTGTGTTGCTGGGGATTTTGCTAACGCCCAGGAGTGCATCCTTTCCGGGTAGTGGATTGCGCCGGCGTCGCTTTGAGGATGGGCGTGTGTGGACGACTTTTCCCAATGGGCGACAGCGCTGGCAGTATCCCGATGGGCGGGTGGAGGTGATATTGCCCGGGGGCGTGAAGAAAGAAACCCGATTTCCCGATGGACGGGTTGTATCTGGCTATGAACAGCAGGTGTCTCGTTTGACAGATGAGTCTGCGGTTCGCAATGGTGTAGCTGGCCGCGCGATGGAGCAACGCACTTCGGAAAGGGTGACGAAGATTTCGGCAGAGGTAATACCCGATGGCACTATAGTAACCCGCAAAAAAGAGGAAAATGAGCCTGCCATTCAGCCCGATGGGTATAGGATTGTGAAAGGGGAGGATGGTTCAAGTCGGGAGACATTTCCCGATGGGCGAGAGATCGAGCGTAATCGCTTTGGACAAAAGATCACCTCGTGGCCCGATGGTCGAAAAGAAGTGCGGATGCCAGTAGCATACAGTTATCCCAGTCCGTTGCGAACAGATCTCGCGGTGGTCAATTCGCTTCCAGACTCGGTTGCCGCAGGTGAAGAACTGACGGTTTCAGGACAGCTACACAGCGAGGTGGAAGATATATCTATCGCGGCCTTTCTCGCGCCCGATGGCAGTGTGATCAAAGGGGCTGTGCGAAGGCAGGGGCGGCGGTTTCAGGCGCGGTTTCGGTTTGGGGAGGTGGGACATTGTCGCGTACAGGTTCAGGTTGTCCTGCCCAAGGCACGCACCTTTACGGTTTCTCATCAGGCGGTGGTTGTTGGCAATCCCGAGAAGTTAGAAGACGAGGTTTTGACAATAGTCCCTTATCCGGGCGATGAGGCGGCTGAACAATTTTTGATTGATGAAATTAATGCGGCGCGAAGGCGGATCGGTCGTCAGGCTGTACTTCCACATCCCAATTTGATGCATGTGGCGCGCATCCGCCTCGAGGAAATGCTGGCTTTGGGTGAGGTATCCCACTTTTCTTTATCGGGATTGGATGTGATGTGGCATGTAACCACCCGACGCTTGCCTTTTTCTCAGGTGAGCGAAAATGTGGCAAACGGATATTTTGTCGAAACGATGCAGGCAAGTTGGATGTTAAGTGCGAGCCATCGTTCAAATATATTGGCGAGACACTGGACACATGTGGGGGTAGCTGTGGCAAAAGATAGGGGTATGGTATGGGGCGTTCAGGTGTTTGCACGGCAATAAAAGCGAGGTTTGGTGTGAATAAAAAACAGGCCGATGTGCCCGATTTACTCCAGATTGAAGGCGGGTTAAATTCAGGCGTGTCGCGGAAGGTGTCGCAACAAACCGGCGTTCCCGAAGCGCAGGTCTATGGCGTGGGTAGTTTTTTTGATTTGTTGACGGATACGGACAAAAAAGTGCGGGTATGTACGGGTTTGTCGTGTCGCATGGCGGGTGCAGATCAGGTGTTGCAGGCGATGGTAGATGCGGGTCTGCCCGCGATGGGGTGTTCGTGTCTGGCAGCTTGTGATCGTCCGCCTGCGGTGTTGCGAGACCGCGATGTGTTGCCCGCTGTATCGGTCGAGGATGTGGTGCGGGCAGATGGCGATTGGACGCGGCTCCTGCCAGAGATAGTGTCCAGTGGCAACTTGGGACATGTGGGACCAGAGGTGGATGATCCAGATACTATGGCGATCAATTTGTTGGGGCAGGCCGATTGGTCGGGCAAAGCGTTTGCTAAGGCCGCGAAGATGCGTCCCGAAGAAATTATCGAAAAAATAGAGATGTCGGGGTTGCAGGGGCGCGGTGGCGCGGGTTTTTCCGCGTCTTTTAAGTGGAATGCTGTGTGTTCAGAAAAAGAGACCACGCGTTATGTGGTTTTAAATGGCGATGAGAGCGAGCCAGGTACATTTAAAGACCGCGAGATTTTGATGCGTCGTCCCGATCTGGTTGTTGAAGGATTGGCGATTGCGGCTTATAAAATCGGGGCGAGAGATGTTTATTTGTACTTGCGGGGCGAGTTCGCATTTCCAAAGGCTGTGATGACAAAAGCAATTGCAGAGTTTGAATCACATAATATATTTCCCGATATCCGTTTTCACATGCACTCGGGGCAGGGTGCGTATATTTGCGGCGAAGAGACGGCACTTTTAGAGGCATTGGAAGGCAAGCGCGGAATGCCGCGTTTGCGCCCACCCTATCCCACAGAATACGGTCTGTGGGGAAAACCCACACTTATTCACAATGTGGAAACTATTGCGTGCGTGCCTTCGATTATTTCAAGAGGCGGCGATTGGTTTCGCAATTTGGGGCGCACAGAGGCGGGGTCAAAAGTGTATTGTATTAGCGGGCATGTCAAACGCCCCGGTGTCTATGAGTTGCCGCTCGGTGTGACTTTAGATGAGTTGGTCGAAGAGGCCGGCGGATATATTGGTACTCCGAAAGCGTTTAGTCCCGGGGGTGCGAGTTCGGGCTTTTTGCCGGCTAAATACAGGGACCAACCATTGGATTTTAAGACAATGGATGGGTTGGGTTCGCTGCTCGGCTCGGCCGGTGTTGTTGTGTTGAACGACACGGTGGATATAAAATGGTCAGTCAGTCAACAGTTGAGATTTTTTCACGATGAAAGCTGCGGCCAATGCGCCCCCTGTCGCATTGGCACGCGGTATTTACACGAGGCACTGGAAAATCGCATTTGCAATCGGGAACAGGGCCACAACCCTCACTTGCAACACGCAGCAGACGTGGCGTGGCAAATGAATGAGGGTTCGATATGTGGTCTTGGGCAAATCGCTTCTCTCCCCCTGACGAGTGCCCAAAAATTCTTCCCCGAGGAGTTTGATGAATAAATTGATATTGAACGGACAGACGATATGCTTTGCCGAAGGCGAGACCCTGCTGGACATTACATCTCGTCAGGGATTGGAAATTCCGACCCTGTGTCACGATCCGCGTTTAGAACCCGCGGGTGCGTGTCGCTCTTGTCTTGTGGAAGTTGATGGCGAGCGGTTGATGACGCCGGCCTGTGCGCGCATCGCACAAGACGGGATGGTGGTGACGACCGAGAATGAGCGTATTGATCGGCACCGCCAAACCCTGATGGCTTTGTACATGACTGATCATCCGCACGAGCGCGAAGTATCGGAAGTCGGTTCGCCGGATTTATTGCTGGATATGGCTGCCGAGTTCGATGCGCCAATGGATTGGGGATGGATGGAGCCGATGCGAGGAGATAGGGAGGATCGCAATCCCTATGTGGATTTTAATCCCGATACCTGTATTGCGTGTGCGCGATGCGTGCGCTATTGCGAGGAAATAGAAGGTGTTTCGGCTATTACTCTTGCGGGTAGAGGGTCACATACGACGATTTCTACGGTGGAAGAAAAATCTCTGCTGGATACGACGTGCGAGTTGTGCGGTGGATGTATCGATGTGTGTCCAACTGGTGCTATGAATGAAAAATTGCCACTGATGCGCGGGCAAAAACCCGAGCGCGAACTGGTAAAGGTGCGGTCAACTTGCAACTTTTGTGGGGTGGGCTGTCAGCTCGATCTCAATGTGGATTCAGAAGGTCGCGATGGCAAGGGGCAGATTGTAAAGGTGACGAGTCCTCCGCCGGGCACGACGACCAATGACGGCAATTTGTGTGTCAAGGGACGCTTTGCCTATGACTTTGTGCACCACAAAGATCGGTTGACTGAGCCGCTTGTGCGCGGTGAGGATGGTGTATTGTATCCAACTACCTGGGACGATGCGCTCGAAAGAGCAGCGGAAGGATTGTTGGGCGTTGCAGAGCGACACGGCGCAGATGCCCTGGGTTTTGTGAGTTCGTCGCGGTGTACGATGGAGGAAAATTTTCTCGTTCAGAAAATGGCGCGCGCGCTGTTTCGGGCAAATCACGTCCATCAGTGTGCGGCCACGTGACACGCGCCAACTGTGGCCGGTCTGGTCGAAACATTTGGTGCGGGTGCTATGACGAATTCAATTGGCGAGATACGCGATGTTGATTTTCTGTTTGTGATTGGCAGCAATACGAGCGAGGCACATCCGATTATCGCTATGGAAATGAAACGCGCGATTCGCAAAGGCGCGACCTTGGTTGTCGCCGATCCCAGGGCGATCTGGATGACGTCTATTGCGGAAAAGCATTTGCAACTCAATCCCGGTACAGATGTGTGGTTGCTCAATGCCATGGCGCATGTGATTGTGGCAGAGGATTTGATCGATCGCGAATTTATCGAAAATCAGACTGAAAATTTTGAGCAGGTCAAAGAGGCTGTCGCGTCTTATACACCCGAAAAGGCTGAAGAGATAACGGGTATTTCAGCAGATGATATTCGCTGGACTGCGCGGCAGTACGCTACGACGGAAAAAGCGGGTATATATTATACGCTGGGCATTACGGAACACGCACACGGTACGGATAATGTGTATGCGCTTGCAAATCTGGTTTTGATGACGGGGCATCTGGGCAAGCCATCGACCGGGATGAATCCACTGCGCGGACAGAATAATGTGCAGGGTGCGAATGACGCGGGTGCTACGCCGATGTTTTATCCGGGTTATCAGCGTGTGGATGATCCAGAAGTGCGGGCAAAATACGAAAAGTCCTGGGGTGTTCCGCTGTCCCCGGTGCCGGGTCTGAATCTCAATGAGATGATGAAGACGGTGGGGGAACAGATGCGCGGCTTTTTTGTGATGGGTGAAGATATTGTGTTGTCCGAACCCAATGTTCTCGAGTTGGAAAAGGGATTGAATAATGTTGATTTTATCGTGATGCAGGATGCGTTTATGAATGAGACGGCGCGTTTTGCCGATGTGATTTTGCCCGCAGCCGTGTTTGCCGAGAAGGAGGGTACGTTTACCAATTCAGAGCGCCGCATTCAGAGGGTTCGCAAAGCAGTTGATCCTCCTGGTGAAGCGCTTCCAGATTGGGAGATTCTGGTTATGCTGGCGAATAAGATGGGCGCGAATTGGTCGTATAAAGATCCAGCGGAAGTTTATGCCGAGATGGTTAAAGACGTTCCCCAATTTGCCGGTATCAGTCACGAGAAATTGGAAAAGATAGATCGCGTAGCAGGTGAAGAGAGCATAGCGGGCTTACAGTGGCCGTGCCCCGATGCGGATCATCCGGGTACAAAATTTTTACACGAAGATGGCATTTTGCGCGGTAAGGGATTGTTTATGCCCGTGCATTATATCCCACCGGCGGAATTGCCAGATGAAGATTACGGTCTTTTTCTTTCTACGGGACGCACGCTGTATCACTACAATGCCGCAACACAGACGCGCCGAGAGTCCGGGCTTGATGCGAAACAGTCCGAGGCTTTTGTAGAGTTGCATCCGAGCGATGCGCGGAAACGGGGTGTTCATCACGGGGATGTGGTGGAGGTGACGACGCGGCGCGGAAGTGTGCAGTTGCGGGCTATTTTGTCGCGGCAAGTGCGCCCGGGGTGTATCTGGATGCCCTTGCATTTCGCCGAGGCGCGCGCCAATGTGTTGACGAATGATGTTGGCGATGCGGTGACGGGGACAGCCGAGTACAAGGTGTGTGCGGCGGAGGTGCGATTGGTTGAGTCAATGCCCGATAATGAAACGTTCTTTCCGGGGAGCTATTACTACGAAGAGGGACCGGGGTTGCAGCGCGTGGGTGATTGAGTCAGGAGATAAAAAAGCCACTGTGATACTGTGAACTATACCTTTCTTTAGGATAAAGCTTCCTGCCCGAATCGCTCGGCGGTCTGCAGGGTCTCGCGCACATCGTCCCATGTCGTGGTGTGGTTGGCGATGCAGAGTCTGAGTGAAAATTTTCCATGCAGAAGCGTTGAGGATATGAAGGCTTTGTCTTCCCAAAAGATGCGGGCGAGTATTGTCTTGTTGATTTCTGCGAGTTCTTCCTCGTCAACAGCGGTATCGGCGGGGTTGACGCGGAAGCATACGATCCCCAGCGATGCGGGGTTTAACATTTCCAGGGTTTGACTTTCACGGACGTATGCCTCGGCGCGGGCAGCCAGTTCCATTCCCTTTGCTACGGCTCGCCGGAATGCGTCCATTCCGAAGGTTTGGATCGACATCCAGATCTTAAGAGCGCGTACCGAGCGGCTCAGTTGCAGGCCGCGATCCGAGAAGTTCGGGTGGTTCGCGCCCCATATTGTGTCCTGGAGAATGTCGTGGTGAACGCCGAAGGCGTTTTCAAGTGTACTCAGGTCTTTGACCAGCAGACAGCCAGCCTCATAAGGCTGGAAGAACCATTTGTGCGCGTCCAGGCCGATGGAATCAGCCCGCTCGATCCCGCGCAAGAGTTCCTTGCCCTGTTCGGTCACGACAGCGAAGCCGCCGTACGCAGCGTCAACGTGTAGCCATATACCTTCTGCCTCGCAGTAGTCTGCCATGGTTTCGATCGGATCAATAGTTCCGGTGCTGCTCGTTCCGGCATTGGCGCATACCGCAATGGGGTTGAATCCCGCTGCGCGGTCATCGGCTACAGCCTGTGCGAGTGCTTCCACGTCCAGGCGGAAGAGGTCGTCGCTCGGTGTCAGGCGTATGCATTCTGGTCTGACGCCGATGATCCTGGCTGCTCGTATGTGCGCGCTATGGCTCTGGTCGCTCATATAAACAGTGGCGCGTTCAGGGTGGCCCGCTGCTTCTCGCGCTGCGACGAGGGCGTTGAGGCTGGCTGCGGAGCCGCCGCTCGTCAAAAGCCCACCCGCGCTTTCTGGATATCCGAGCCATTGCCGCAACCAATCAATGACGACCAGTTCGAGTTGGCTCGGACCGCTTCCGACCAGCCAGGTGCATGCGTTGACGTTGTATCCGGCGGCCATGAAATCGGCCAGCACGCTGGGCCATGTGGGCGCCGATGGGATAAACGCGAAGCAACGGGGGTGGTCCAGTCGCATCGCAAATGGGAGGATTTCGCGTGCGGCCTGCTCAATGACTTCTACTGGGGGCCGCCCAGCTTCGGGCGGATCCTTCAGGAGTTGTTTCTCCAGTCCCTGCCTGAATTCTCCATCCCAGGCATTTTCCCCGGGCAAGGTCTCAGTTCGCGCCACCAAAAGCTCCGCGGCTTTGTGCGCGAGTTCAAGCATGAGTTCGGGGGCCATCTGGAGGCTGTTGCCCGTCTCGTCTGAAAGTTCTTGTTTTGTGTCTGATCTTCTTTCCATACCCCTTCTCATTCTTTCACCTTCGGATAAAAGCCCGAGAGGAAGGTTAATTCCATGCCGGTTTGTGAGTCAGTGATTGGGATGGCATAACTGATCTTGGGCGAGCCAATGGGATCTCCGGTTAATTCGCCATCACCATTCTCATCTACCGCCGGATTATCGAAATAATACGCGACAAAACCGCCACCTGCTGCGGCTGCAGCGATGAGTTCCTGGACGTATTTGACGCCATTGGGATCTTCAAAGTTAATCAGGTTTTGTCCCTCGAGATCTGCATTGGCTGCGTGATACACTATGACGCCCTCGCTGTTTAAAACTGCGAGGTAGATGGCTTCGTGTTTCCACCTGCCGCCCTCTTGTCTGAATTCTTCTGCGATGTCTTCGGAAAAGGGGAAGCTTTTCGCGTATTCTTTTGCGGCTCCGACAAATGATTTCAGGGTTTTCTTATCTACTACATCTCTGGCTGTGATCTGCTTTGTTGGCTCTTCCAGGGAGTATGAACCTTTCACCTGTGCTTTTCCGCCAATGGGTAAATAGAGTATGACCTTATAGCCTGCGTTAATTGGTATGCTGGACCAGGAGCCGATCTCGACTCCGTCCTGCGAAGCACGCGCCTGGTAATAACCATTGCCCGATGCGATTTCCACCAGTGTCTGACCTTTTTCATCGGTTGTGCCTGACCACTGATAGTCGGGTGCCTGTCCGGCAATGGAGCGCGAAAATTCTACGGTTGCACCACTTACTGGTGTGCCGTCACGAGACAGATTGACCATGACCACAGCCTGTGCTTTGTGATGGGCTACTGCCAATTTGCTCAGAGGACGACCAACCTGCTCTTCTGTTCCGATTTCTGACTGCGTTACGCGCTCGCCGCCGCAGCTCCACATCAGTCCTGAGGCAAGAGCTATGACAAAAATACTGCGAATATGGTTCATCACCGGTCCTCCCTTTGTTGCGTTTTTTCGGATTTTGCAAAAGTCTGCTATATGGTGTAAATGCAGTTTATGCTTAGAAACTCTATTTGTCAAATATGTTTGTGAGGTCCTTGAGTAAAATAAAAAAGCCGCGAATTATGCTCACGGCTTTTTAGCCTCCGTTTGTTGAATCTCATATTTATTTTACCAGAAGCAGCCGTCGAATGATGACGCTACTTGAATGTGCCAACCGATAAATGTAAACGCCGCTGGAAACTTCTCGGCCAAACTCGTCCTTGCCATCCCATCTGACCCGATACTGACCAGGTGCTTGACTGTCCTGTACCAAAACGCGAACCTGTTGTCCCAACGTGTTGTATATCGCCAGACTCACATGCCCTGCTTCGGGTATCTGGTAGGCGATTTGCGTAGATGGGTTGAAGGGGTTGGGTACATTGGGATGTAGGACGAGGTCCTGCATAGCCGTCTGAGCGCGATCACCTATGGGAAGGGTGAGCGTTGTTGGTTCTCCGCCGTTGATGGGAATGCTATTCCATGTGGCGAGCGTGTTTCCATCGGCGTCCTTTGCTCGGGCGAGGTAGTAGCCCGAGACGTCGCTATCAGATTGGATTTCGATGGTGGTGCGTCCTTCGGCATCAGTGGTGCCCTGCCACTGGTATTCGGGTGCGCGACCAGCAATGGATCGGGAGAATTCGACTGTGGCGTCTGCTACAGGCTGGTCGTTCTGGGTGAGGGTGATATTCAGGATAATGCGCTTGAGGTCTTTATAGAACCCGGCGCCGACGATATACTCCCCGCCACGGAACACAACGAGTTCGGCGTAGCTCACTTTAGGCGAACCGATGTCTTCATCTCCTTCTACCGCCGGGTCGTCGAAGTAATATTCGACATATCCGCCGCCCGCCTTTGCCACGTTAATGAGTTCCCGGATGAACTTAACCCCGTTTATATCCACCCGATCGAGACTGCTCACAAACCTGTGCTCTACCGACCGGTCGGCACCGTGAAAGTGCACGTAACCGTCCGTGGTGAAGACAAAGAAATAGACGGAGCCTTGTCTATAGGGACCGCCTTCTTCTCTGAAGAGATCCTGATTTTGCTGAAGCACATCAAGCCCGACTTGCTCTATGGCTTTTAGATAGCGGTTTCCCGTCCCCTGTACGAATGCCTTGAGGGTTTTCCGATCAACCACGTCGGCGGCTGTGACGTCGGGAGGAGGGATGAGGGACGGGTCGAACGGCGTTGCACTGGCATGCGAAACATCCTGGTAATAGCCGCCGATCAGGACCACCGTGGTTCCGGCTATTCCGGAGGTATAATTGACGGCGTAGGCGACCTTGGGGGTGTTCTCGTCTCCTTCCATTGCCGGGTCATCCCAGTAATACTCGACGTGGCCTCCGCCCATGTTAGCTGCTGCAATAAGGTTTTGTACGACTTTATTGCCGCGGGCGTCTTCGATGTCGTACAGATGCTTGCCGTTCGCGCTGATGTCACCGGCATGATGAAACACCGTGCCATCTGGTAACATGATGATGAGGTACGTGTTCCCGTGTTTCCAATCCCCCTCGATACTGATGCTGTGGAGATACGGCGCGAGTTCGTTGGGATCGGTAAAAGCTTCCGCATGTGATTTCGCATATAATACGAATGCCTCCAATGTCTCCGCATCTACCACTTCACTGGCGGTTATCTTCTGAGTTTGGGCTACTGCGGGCTGCACTACTGCGCAGAAGGTGAACAACCCCAGAATGATTACTGCTGTTAGACGTCTCATAACAATTCCTCCCTTTTTGAGTTGTGATACTGTGAACTTGCCTTGCTTATGGAGAATAATGATACGATTCCTTTCTGAAAAAAAGTAGATTTATTTATACAAACGTTTTCAATTCATTAATTTAATTTATGATACAAGCAGAAGCGCAAATCCAGGGTCCTCTGCTTTGAAAGGAGGAGTGAAAAAACAACCGCTCTCTTGTTGGGAAGTGCAAGAGAGCGGTTGAATATAGTAAGAAATGAATTGTTGATTGATTTCAGGACCTCACGGCGTGAACCGATAGACGATGGGCAATTGCGCGGGGTCTGTGATGTTCAAATCTGTGTGGTGATAGATGTTTATGCGCCCGGTGCCGCAGTCTCCAAATTCGTCGCAGGTGAGCGTGCCGAGGAGGCCCTGGAAGCCGGATGTATGATGGAGTTCCCTGCGCAGTGCGGCGCGATCGACATACAATTTCCCGTCATCTTCGCCCGCGACAATCTCGATGGCATTGAGCAGTAGCGTTGTGGCGTCGTAAGAGTGCGCCCAGTAAGGCGTGCCTGGAAATCCGCCATACGCGGCTTCATACGCGGCGAGCACGTCATCTACGCTTTTACCCGTTGTAGAATTGACATTTGTGCCGAGGTCCGTCTCAGGTCCCGCAGCGTAAATGCCCTCTGACTGCGGTTTGGCGAGGAACTCCGAATCAAGGAGAGCCGCACCCGCGATGAGTGTTGCGTCTTTCAGGCTGTCGTGTTCCCGCACTTGCTTGGCGAAAGGTATGCCTTCTTCGTCGAAGAGTGGGAAAAAGATGCCGTCTGGTGTGGCTGCTGCGAATTCCGCGAGGACAGATGTCATGTCCGTCTGTCCTTTCGCGATCCTGGCGGTGGCTGCAACTTCGCCTCCGATAGCGCTAAACGCATTGCCAAATGCGATGGTGAGGCCCATGGTGTACGGGTCGCCATCGTCGATGGCCGCCATGCGCCGCAGGCCCAATTCATTATAGGCGAAGTCGGCGACTGCCCGCGCCTGGTAGAGATCGTTGACCGATACGCGGAAGTAGCCGGGGTGATAGTCGGAACTCGCGTTGCCTGCGAGGTCGGATGTGAGTGCCGGCGAGGTGTTGGACGGCGAGATCATCACCAGTCCCGCCGCGCTGATTACTGGCGAGGCCGCCACTGCCGCACCCGAGCAGGATGTGCCGATGACGCCCAGTACCTGTGGGTCGGCGATGATCTGCTCCGCGCCCATGTGTCCGCCTTCCGGTCCACACCCGGTGTCTATTGACTCGCCCAGTTCGACCGCGTGACCGTGGATCAGGCCAAAGTCTTGCACAGCCAACTCAACGGCGTTTCGCGACGGCACACCGAGCGACGCCGCGATGGTAAGTGTGAGCAATGAACGGATTTGTACGGCTTCGCCCTCACCAATCACGACAAGGGAACGCATGGATGAACCGGTTACATGTGCCCTTCCTCCAATGGGCAAATCGAGCATGACTTCGTAGCCCGCGTTGATCGGAATGCTCGACCAGGAACCGATCACGACCCCGTCCTGAGAGGCACGCGCCTGGTAATAACCATTGCCAGATTTGATTTCCACCCATGCATGACCGTGGTCGTCGGTCGTGCCCGACCAATGGTAGTCTGGTGCCTGTCCCGCAATGGAACGCGAAAATTCTAAAGTTGCACCGCTTACTGGTGCGCCATCACGGTGCACAGTGGCTCTTACTATAGCCTGTACGGCATCTCCGTGCGCTACCAATTTGCTCAGGGGACGTCCAATTTGTTCGTCTGTCCCGGTCTCTGACTGCGTGACGCGCTCTCCGCCACAGTTCCACATCAGTCCTGCGGCGAGGGCTATAACAACTATAATGCGGATGTGTTTCATCACCGGTCCTCCTGAAAAACGTTGTGTGAAAATACTGTCTCGATAAAAGCCATGCCTAAAAATAGAAACCTCCCTGGAGAAAAAGCGTTGTATGAAAATGATGTCGATCACGCAAATGCCAGAGCTTTTCTGGCAGCTTGAGCCTGAGGTGAATTGGGATCGCGTCGTATGGCGCGATTCATGGCAATATACGCGCGCTCATCTCCCGCTTTAGCCAGTTCGAGGGCTTCTGCAAAACCTTTCTCTGAATAGCTGAGGTCGCGGGGTATGATGTGATTGTTCTGGTTTTGCCAGTAGTATTTGAGGTCGTCGCTTGCCCAGTCTTTGTACACGTCTTCCCAGGTGAGATTGTTGAAGATGTTCAGATGGGGTTCGAGCATGTGCTCGGATAGGGTGTCGCCGAGTTTTTGATAGCGGTTGTCGAGGGAGACGCGAAGGCGGTCTTCGGTGAGGTTTGGTAGAGCCTGGTGTACTGTGAGTGCGGGAAAGATCAGGGTATCGCCGATTTCGTAGTTGGTACTGTGCCATTGGCCTTCCAATTCGTCGGTGTGGATGCACAGGCTGCCCGCGCCGAGGGAGAAGTGGTGGTTCATCACGGCATTGATTTTGTGAGAGCCGGGCAATACGGCGAGGCCACCCAGTTCAATGGGACAGTCGCCAACAGGTGCCCAGCAGGTGTAGGTGTCGAAGTTGCCCTGAAAGTGTACAAAGTCCTGGTGAATCGGTGTGGTGTGCGCCGTGTATTTGGGAAACCACAGGCGAGCGACTTTGTGCGGATGCGGGAAGACAGGGCCATCCATTACTTTTTCGAGCAGGTCGAGAACTTCTGGTTCATGGGCGATGCGGTGAAAGGCTTCGAGTTTGTACACTTCGTGATATACGTCGGTGTATTCGGGGTCGCCTTCGGTACACTGTTTGGAAATATCGGCAATGCCATCTATGGGGTCGGTTCCCTCGACGAGCCACGGTGTCATTTTGTGGAGCATTTGTCGCCGCAATTCCCAGAGTTTGTCCGGGTTCTGTAATTTGCGAAAGAAGAGGTACCCTTCTTCTCGGATGCGCCGCCGCAACTCTTCCGAATCGTTGATCGCGTCGTTGGATACGCGCAATTCTACAATCTGGTCCGTCATGGCCTGCTCCTGGGTTAATAAGGAGATTTGGGCGATTTCTCTTCGGGGGAGTTGGTCTTCAATTTATAATTATAGGCTTTATATATTAGAATGCAACTTAAATTAGCAACGAGAGTTTTAATTTCTATAATTATTTTTAACTGACTGACAGGGCATCGCAAACTCTGTTTGCCAAATCTGTGCAAATCTTCGATAATTAATAGCGATACTCCGATGGTGCTAACTAACTGCTGAATTTGCCATGAATCCCAAATCTTCTCTTTTACCGCGTATTTCGGTGTTGCGACCCGTGTCCGTTACCATGTGCCTTGTCGCGCTGTTGGTACTGGGGGCGGTGGCGTATGTGCGTATGCCCGTCGAGATGATGCCCGATGGTTTGACACCGCCCTTTTTGGCTGTGTCTGTTGGGTTTCGCAATGCCTCTCCGCAGGAGACCGAGCAACAGATCACCCTGCCGCTGGAAGAGACGCTGCGTACCGTAAAGGGTATTAAGACCCTGCGTAGCTACAGCTCTCGGGGCGCACGCGTGCATATGGAATTTCGTCAATATACAGATATGGCGGCTGCGTACAATCAGGTTTCAGATCGGCTCGA from Gemmatimonadota bacterium includes the following:
- a CDS encoding T9SS type A sorting domain-containing protein, giving the protein MRRLTAVIILGLFTFCAVVQPAVAQTQKITASEVVDAETLEAFVLYAKSHAEAFTDPNELAPYLHSISIEGDWKHGNTYLIIMLPDGTVFHHAGDISANGKHLYDIEDARGNKVVQNLIAAANMGGGHVEYYWDDPAMEGDENTPKVAYAVNYTSGIAGTTVVLIGGYYQDVSHASATPFDPSLIPPPDVTAADVVDRKTLKAFVQGTGNRYLKAIEQVGLDVLQQNQDLFREEGGPYRQGSVYFFVFTTDGYVHFHGADRSVEHRFVSSLDRVDINGVKFIRELINVAKAGGGYVEYYFDDPAVEGDEDIGSPKVSYAELVVFRGGEYIVGAGFYKDLKRIILNITLTQNDQPVADATVEFSRSIAGRAPEYQWQGTTDAEGRTTIEIQSDSDVSGYYLARAKDADGNTLATWNSIPINGGEPTTLTLPIGDRAQTAMQDLVLHPNVPNPFNPSTQIAYQIPEAGHVSLAIYNTLGQQVRVLVQDSQAPGQYRVRWDGKDEFGREVSSGVYIYRLAHSSSVIIRRLLLVK
- a CDS encoding molybdopterin-dependent oxidoreductase, coding for MNKLILNGQTICFAEGETLLDITSRQGLEIPTLCHDPRLEPAGACRSCLVEVDGERLMTPACARIAQDGMVVTTENERIDRHRQTLMALYMTDHPHEREVSEVGSPDLLLDMAAEFDAPMDWGWMEPMRGDREDRNPYVDFNPDTCIACARCVRYCEEIEGVSAITLAGRGSHTTISTVEEKSLLDTTCELCGGCIDVCPTGAMNEKLPLMRGQKPERELVKVRSTCNFCGVGCQLDLNVDSEGRDGKGQIVKVTSPPPGTTTNDGNLCVKGRFAYDFVHHKDRLTEPLVRGEDGVLYPTTWDDALERAAEGLLGVAERHGADALGFVSSSRCTMEENFLVQKMARALFRANHVHQCAAT
- a CDS encoding molybdopterin-dependent oxidoreductase — encoded protein: MAGLVETFGAGAMTNSIGEIRDVDFLFVIGSNTSEAHPIIAMEMKRAIRKGATLVVADPRAIWMTSIAEKHLQLNPGTDVWLLNAMAHVIVAEDLIDREFIENQTENFEQVKEAVASYTPEKAEEITGISADDIRWTARQYATTEKAGIYYTLGITEHAHGTDNVYALANLVLMTGHLGKPSTGMNPLRGQNNVQGANDAGATPMFYPGYQRVDDPEVRAKYEKSWGVPLSPVPGLNLNEMMKTVGEQMRGFFVMGEDIVLSEPNVLELEKGLNNVDFIVMQDAFMNETARFADVILPAAVFAEKEGTFTNSERRIQRVRKAVDPPGEALPDWEILVMLANKMGANWSYKDPAEVYAEMVKDVPQFAGISHEKLEKIDRVAGEESIAGLQWPCPDADHPGTKFLHEDGILRGKGLFMPVHYIPPAELPDEDYGLFLSTGRTLYHYNAATQTRRESGLDAKQSEAFVELHPSDARKRGVHHGDVVEVTTRRGSVQLRAILSRQVRPGCIWMPLHFAEARANVLTNDVGDAVTGTAEYKVCAAEVRLVESMPDNETFFPGSYYYEEGPGLQRVGD
- a CDS encoding aminotransferase class I/II-fold pyridoxal phosphate-dependent enzyme, producing the protein MRRGMERRSDTKQELSDETGNSLQMAPELMLELAHKAAELLVARTETLPGENAWDGEFRQGLEKQLLKDPPEAGRPPVEVIEQAAREILPFAMRLDHPRCFAFIPSAPTWPSVLADFMAAGYNVNACTWLVGSGPSQLELVVIDWLRQWLGYPESAGGLLTSGGSAASLNALVAAREAAGHPERATVYMSDQSHSAHIRAARIIGVRPECIRLTPSDDLFRLDVEALAQAVADDRAAGFNPIAVCANAGTSSTGTIDPIETMADYCEAEGIWLHVDAAYGGFAVVTEQGKELLRGIERADSIGLDAHKWFFQPYEAGCLLVKDLSTLENAFGVHHDILQDTIWGANHPNFSDRGLQLSRSVRALKIWMSIQTFGMDAFRRAVAKGMELAARAEAYVRESQTLEMLNPASLGIVCFRVNPADTAVDEEELAEINKTILARIFWEDKAFISSTLLHGKFSLRLCIANHTTTWDDVRETLQTAERFGQEALS